The nucleotide window GGTATAGGAGGGAGGTTATGAAGGTTATAACTAGAAAAGCCTTAAAGGAGGTGTCGGGTTAAATGTTAATGGTTAATCAAGGAGAGAAAATTAAAATAAAAGTTAAGGTAAATGGAGTATTGTATGAGAGATATGTAAGTCCAAGGATACTATTAGTTGACTTTTTAAGGGAAGAGTTAGGCTTAACGGGAACGAAAATTGGATGTGATACTACAACTTGTGGCGCATGCACAGTTCTATTAAATGGTAAATCAGTAAAATCTTGTACATTGTTTGCAGTGCAAGCTGATGGTGCAGAAATAACTACAATTGAGGGTCTCTCAGTAGATTCTAAGCTTCATCCAATTCAAGAGGCGTTTAAGGAAAATTTCGCCCTTCAGTGTGGTTTCTGTACGCCGGGAATGATAATGCAGGCATATTTCTTGCTGAAAGAAAATCCAAATCCTTCTGAAGAGGAGGTTAGAGATGGACTTCACGGTAACATTTGTAGGTGTACTGGATATCAAAATATTGTTAAGGCAGTTTTAGATGCTTCAAGGAGGTTGAGAGCATGAGCTACGTTGGCAAGCCAGTAAAAAGAATTTATGACGATAAATTCGTAACAGGTAGAAGCACTTATGTTGACGATATAAGGATACCAGCTCTATATGCCGGTTTTGTTAGAAGTACTTATCCCCATGCAATTATTAAGAGAATTGATGTTAGTGATGCGTTAAAGGTTAATGGTATAGTTGCAGTATTTACTGCAAAGGAAATTAACCCCTTATTAAAAGGTGGAATTAGACCTTGGCCTACGTATATAGATATACGATCATTTAGGTACAGTGAGAGGAAGGCATTTCCAGAAAATAAGGTCAAATATGTAGGTGAACCAGTAGCAATTGTGCTTGGCCAAGACAAGTATAGCGTTAGAGACGCCATAGATAAGGTAGTAGTTGAGTATGAACCCTTAAAACCAGTTATTAGAATGGAAGAAGCAGAAAAAGATCAAGTAATAATCCATGAGGAGTTAAAAACTAACATATCCTATAAGATTCCATTTAAAGCAGGAGAAGTTGACAAGGCATTCAGTGAATCTGATAAGGTAGTTAGAGTTGAGGCCATAAATGAAAGATTAATTCCAAATCCCATGGAACCTAGAGGAATTGTATCTAGGTTTGAAGCAGGAACA belongs to Saccharolobus solfataricus and includes:
- the cutC gene encoding glyceraldehyde dehydrogenase subunit gamma codes for the protein MLMVNQGEKIKIKVKVNGVLYERYVSPRILLVDFLREELGLTGTKIGCDTTTCGACTVLLNGKSVKSCTLFAVQADGAEITTIEGLSVDSKLHPIQEAFKENFALQCGFCTPGMIMQAYFLLKENPNPSEEEVRDGLHGNICRCTGYQNIVKAVLDASRRLRA